A window of Hippoglossus stenolepis isolate QCI-W04-F060 chromosome 16, HSTE1.2, whole genome shotgun sequence contains these coding sequences:
- the atp2a1 gene encoding sarcoplasmic/endoplasmic reticulum calcium ATPase 1, with translation MENAHNKESEDVLSNFGVTEETGLSPEQVKNNLDKYGFNELPAEEGKTIWELVGEQFEDLLVRILLLAACISFVLAWFEEGEETVTAFVEPFVILLILIANAVVGVWQERNAESAIEALKEYEPEMGKVYRSDRKSVQRIKAREIVPGDVVEVSVGDKVPADIRIISIKSTTLRVDQSILTGESVSVIKHTEAVPDPRAVNQDKKNMLFSGTNIASGRATGIAVATGVSTEIGKIRDQMAATEQEKTPLQQKLDEFGEQLSKVISLICVAVWIINIGHFNDPVHGGSWFRGAIYYFKIAVALAVAAIPEGLPAVITTCLALGTRRMAKKNAIVRSLPSVETLGCTSVICSDKTGTLTTNQMCVTKMFIIDKVEGDSISLGQFDISGSKYTPEGEVTKNGSSVKCGQYDGLVELATICALCNDSSLDYNESKGIYEKVGEATETALSCLVEKMNVFNTEVRGLSKVERADACCSVIKQLMRKEFTLEFSRDRKSMSVYCSPAKSAKAVGNKMFIKGAPEGVIDRCSYVRVGTNRVPLTAPVKDNILSIIKEWGTGRDTLRCLALATCDSPVRKEDMNLEDATKFADYETDLTFVGCVGMLDPPRKEVKDSIELCRAAGIRVIMITGDNKGTAVAICRRIGIFTEDQDVTGKAFTGREFDDLALYDQKKAVREACCFARVEPSHKSKIVEFLQSFDEITAMTGDGVNDAPALKKAEIGIAMGSGTAVAKSASEMVLADDNFSSIVSAVEEGRAIYNNMKQFIRYLISSNVGEVVCIFLTAALGLPEALIPVQLLWVNLVTDGLPATALGFNPPDLDIMGKAPRSPKEPLISGWLFFRYMAIGGYVGAATVAAAAWWFLYCDEGPMVSFHQLSHFMQCSEDNEDFDGIRCDVFESSPPMTMALSVLVTIEMCNALNSLSENQSLVRMPPWSNCWLVGAMTLSMSLHFMIIYVDPLPMIFKLTHLNVEQWLMVLKLSFPVILIDELLKFVARTYLEGKV, from the exons GCAGTTCGAGGACCTGTTGGTCAGAATCTTGCTGCTGGCCGCCTGCATCTCTTTT GTCCTGGCTTGGTTCGAAGAAGGTGAGGAGACTGTCACTGCCTTCGTCGAGCCTTtcgtcatcctcctcatcctcattgCAAATGCTGTTGTGGGAGTGTGGCAG GAGCGCAACGCAGAGAGTGCCATTGAGGCTCTGAAGGAGTACGAGCCCGAGATGGGGAAGGTTTACCGGTCGGACAGGAAGAGCGTGCAGAGAATCAAGGCCAGGGAGATCGTTCCCGGTGACGTGGTGGAGGTTTCCG ttGGTGACAAAGTGCCAGCTGACATCAGGATCATCTCCATCAAATCCACGACCCTGCGTGTGGACCAGTCCATTCTTACTG GTGAGTCCGTCAGTGTGATCAAACACACTGAAGCCGTACCAGACCCCCGAGCCGTCAACCAGGACAAGAAGAACATGCTGTTCTCT GGCACCAACATCGCTTCTGGAAGGGCCACTGGTATCGCCGTGGCAACTGGCGTGTCCACTGAGATCGGTAAGATCCGTGACCAGATGGCCGCCACCGAGCAGGAGAAGactcctctgcagcagaaactgGACGAGTTCGGGGAGCAGCTCTCTAAG GTCATCTCCCTCATTTGTGTGGCCGTGTGGATAATCAACATTGGCCATTTCAATGACCCCGTCCACGGAGGCTCCTGGTTCCGCGGCGCTATCTACTATTTCAAGATTGCCGTGGCTCTGGCTGTGGCTGCCATTCCTGAAG GCCTTCCCGCCGTCATCACCACCTGCCTGGCTCTGGGAACACGCCGTATGGCAAAGAAGAACGCCATCGTCAGAAGCCTGCCCTCGGTGGAGACCCTGGGCTGCACCTCAGTCATCTGCTCCGACAAGACTGGCACGCTCACCACCAACCAGATGTGTGTAACCAAG ATGTTCATCATTGACAAAGTGGAGGGTGACAGCATTTCCCTCGGTCAGTTCGACATCTCTGGCTCAAAGTACACACCTGAAGGAGAAGT CACAAAGAACGGTTCGTCTGTGAAGTGTGGGCAGTACGACGGACTGGTGGAGCTGGCCACCATCTGCGCTCTGTGCAACGATTCTTCTCTGGACTACAACGAG tcCAAGGGTATTTATGAGAAAGTGGGCGAAGCCACCGAAACAGCCCTGAGTTGCTTGGTTGAGAAGATGAATGTGTTCAACACTGAAGTCCGTGGCTTGTCCAAGGTGGAGAGGGCCGACGCGTGCTGCAGT GTGATCAAGCAGCTGATGAGGAAGGAGTTCACCCTGGAGTTCTCCAGAGACAGGAAGTCCATGTCAGTCTACTGCTCTCCCGCCAAGTCCGCCAAAGCCGTGGGAAACAAGATGTTCATCAAA GGAGCTCCAGAGGGTGTCATCGATCGCTGCTCCTACGTCCGAGTGGGCACCAACCGCGTACCCCTGACTGCGCCGGTCAAAGACAACATCCTGTCCATCATCAAGGAGTGGGGCACGGGGCGCGACACCCTCCGCTGCCTGGCACTTGCCACCTGCGACTCTCCTGTGAGGAAGGAAGACATGAACCTGGAGGATGCGACCAAGTTTGCAGACTACGAG ACTGATTTGACCTTCGTGGGCTGCGTGGGCATGCTCGACCCTCCTCGCAAGGAGGTCAAGGACTCCATCGAGCTGTGCAGGGCGGCTGGTATCCGTGTCATCATGATCACTG GTGACAACAAGGGCACAGCGGTGGCCATCTGCCGTCGAATCGGCATCTTCACTGAGGATCAGGATGTCACTGGCAAGGCCTTCACCGGTCGTGAGTTTGATGACCTCGCTCTGTACGATCAGAAGAAGGCAGTTCGAGAGGCCTGCTGCTTCGCCAGAGTAGAACCGTCCCACAAGTCTAAGATCGTTGAGTTCCTGCAAAGCTTTGATGAGATCACTGCCATG ACCGGTGACGGAGTGAATGATGCCCCCGCTTTGAAGAAAGCGGAGATTGGCATCGCCATGGGCTCTGGCACTGCCGTTGCCAAGTCTGCCTCTGAGATGGTCCTGGCTGACGACAACTTCTCTTCCATTGTGTCCGCTGTTGAGGAGGGCAGAGCCATTTACAACAACATGAAGCAGTTCATCCGCTACCTCATCTCCTCCAACGTAGGCGAGGTCGTCTG TATCTTCTTGACGGCCGCCCTGGGTCTGCCCGAGGCTCTGATCCCCGTCCAGCTGCTGTGGGTCAACCTTGTGACTGATGGTCTGCCCGCCACCGCCCTGGGCTTCAACCCCCCTGACCTGGACATCATGGGCAAAGCCCCCCGCTCCCCCAAGGAGCCCCTCATCTCAGGCTGGCTCTTCTTCAGATATATGGCCATTGGAG GTTACGTCGGAGCTGCGACCGTTGCAGCAGCTGCCTGGTGGTTCCTGTACTGCGACGAAGGCCCAATGGTCTCCTTCCACCAACTG TCACACTTCATGCAGTGCAGCGAGGACAACGAGGACTTTGACGGGATCCGCTGTGATGTGTTCGAGTCTTCTCCTCCGATGACCATGGCTCTGTCCGTGCTGGTCACCATTGAGATGTGCAACGCCCTGAACAG cTTGTCTGAGAACCAGTCCCTGGTGCGCATGCCCCCCTGGAGCAACTGCTGGCTGGTGGGTGCCATGACCCTCTCCATGTCCCTTCACTTCATGATCATCTACGTCGACCCCCTGCCC ATGATCTTCAAGCTCACTCACTTGAACGTGGAGCAGTGGCTGATGGTGCTGAAGCTCTCCTTCCCGGTCATCCTCATCGACGAGCTCCTCAAGTTTGTGGCTCGCACATATCTGGAGG